In Toxoplasma gondii ME49 unplaced genomic scaffold asmbl.1445, whole genome shotgun sequence, the DNA window TGGACTTCCTCTACAGTATGTATTCTGTATACACGTCACTTGACTTGCCCGGCGATCTGCTACCCTGCGATTCTGAACGCTTCTTTACTCAGGTTCCCTTACATTCCCTAAACTGAAGCCCCTACGGCGCTCGCGTCCACCAGTTTTTACCATTTCGAGGCCAACGGGGCCCCAACACAGCTTCATTCTAGCTCCACAGCATATTCGCTTCTGCAAATTCTAAGATTGTAGCTGACGACTCCATGCAAGGTGTACAGACGCTCAGGCGCCGTGACTGCCAGGACGCGCCTTCGGGTTATCTCTCCCCATTTTCTCCaagtttcttccctctcttcgtgtctccggATCGCCACACTGGAAAGCAACTGTCGCGGGGCGCTAGACCACTAGCCGCTTCGCTCTGTGGTTAGTACGGGTGGACCCTCGACGCAGGAGGTCGTGCGTATCGGGCCTGTCTACTAGCTGCACTGCGAATGTCATACGGATCGACGACTGCGTCGCCAGCAGGCGTAGCCGCTCCGGCCGCTGCGTACTGACCATAAGATTCACCCGGGGCTTGCTCTGGTGCCACAGAGTGCGCCGGGTACACTTGCTGATACACAGCTCCAACAGAAGCCGGATGCAAAGAAGTCGGCGACGATGGCGACGCCATGTACGGGCCTGGCGCAGTGGCTGGAGGCAAACTGTATGCTGGCACCGTTGCCGCTACCGGAGTTGTA includes these proteins:
- a CDS encoding hypothetical protein (encoded by transcript TGME49_324100) codes for the protein MRRGHYPTLRPATRADYDGYAGRPYVPPSDPYAAAPVAHYPPVATTPVAATVPAYSLPPATAPGPYMASPSSPTSLHPASVGAVYQQVYPAHSVAPEQAPGESYGQYAAAGAATPAGDAVVDPYDIRSAASRQARYARPPASRVHPY